In one Cervus elaphus chromosome 9, mCerEla1.1, whole genome shotgun sequence genomic region, the following are encoded:
- the LOC122700416 gene encoding olfactory receptor 7E24-like, translating into MSFLFQRCPRYIQPQNLTQNLTSVSEFFLLGLSDDPELQPLLCVLFLSTYLVTVLGNLLIILAIISDPHLHTPMYFFLSNLSLADIGFVSTTVPKMIMNILTHSRVISYGGCLTQMSSFILFGCMDGMLLSMMSYDRFVAICHPLHYMVIMNPHLCFCLVLVSFFGSIMDSQVHNLIVLQLTCFKDVEISNYFCDPSLLLKLACSDTLTNNIILYLTGAIFAFVLFSGIFFSYYKILSSILRVPSSGGRYKAFSTCGSHLTVVCLYYGTGLGVYLSSAISQSPRKDALASVMYTVVTPMLNPFIYSLRNRDIKRALCRFLNKTI; encoded by the coding sequence atgtcatttctttttcaaaggtGTCCAAGGTACATACAGCCACAAAATCTAACACAGAATCTAACAAGTGTCTCAGAATTCTTCCTCCTGGGCCTCTCAGATGATCCAGAACTGCAGCCTTTGCTCTGTGTCCTGTTTCTGTCCACGTACCTGGTCACCGTACTGggaaacctgctcatcatcctggcCATCATCTCtgacccccacctccacaccccaatgtacttcttcctctccaatcTGTCCTTGGCTGACATTGGTTTTGTCTCCACCACAGTCCCCAAGATGATTATGAACATCCTAACTCACAGCAGAGTCATCTCTTATGGGGGCTGCCTGACGCAGATGtcttcttttatcctttttgGATGTATGGATGGTATGCTTCTGTCTATGATGTCCTATGACAGGTTTGTGGCCATCTGTCACCCACTGCATTACATGGTCATCATGAACCCACAcctctgtttctgtttagttttGGTGTCTTTTTTTGGTAGTATTATGGACTCCCAGGTACACAATTTGATTGTGCTACAACTTACCTGCTTCAAAGATGTAGAAATTTCTAATTACTTCTGTGACCCTTCTCTGCTCCTTAAGCTTGCCTGTTCTGACACTCTCACCAATAATATAATCCTGTACTTGACTGGTGCCATTTTTGCTTTTGTCCTTTTCTCAGGGatctttttctcttattacaaAATTCTTTCCTCCATTCTTAGAGTCCCATCCTCAGGTGGGAGGTATAAAGCATTCTCCACCTGTGGCTCTCACCTGACAGTTGTTTGCTTATATTATGGGACAGGCCTTGGTGTGTACCTCAGCTCAGCCATCTCACAATCTCCCAGGAAGGATGCACTGGCCTCAGTTATGTACACTGTGGTcacccccatgctgaaccccttcatctacagcctgaggaaccgAGACATCAAAAGGGCCTTGTGCAGATTCCTCAACAAAACAATCTAA
- the LOC122700417 gene encoding olfactory receptor 18-like, which yields MYLVTILGNLFIILAVTSDPHLHTPMYFFLSNLSLADIGLVSTTVPKMIVDIQTHSRVISYEGCLTQMSIFLLFGCMDGTLLTAMAYDRFVAICHPLHYMAIMSPRLCCLLVLVSFFVSLLESQLHNWIALQLTCFKDVEISNIFCHPSQLLKLACCDTLTNNVIMYTAGAVFGFLPVSGIFFSYCKILSSVLRVPSSGGMNKAFSTCGSHMAVVCLFYITGIDVYLSSAISQPSRKFAVASVMYTVLTPMLNPFIYSLRNKDIKRAMRRFLSKMFYT from the coding sequence ATGTACCTGGTCACCATTTTAGGGAACCTGTTCATCATCCTGGCTGTCACCTCtgacccccacctccacacccccatgtacttcttcctctccaacctgtccTTGGCTGACATTGGTTTGGTCTCCACCACAGTCCCCAAGATGATTGTGGACATCCAAACTCACAGCAGAGTCATCTCCTATGAAGGCTGCCTGACACAGAtgtctatttttctcctttttggatGTATGGATGGTACTCTTCTCACTGCAATGGCTTATGACCGGTTTGTGGCCATCTGTCATCCACTGCACTACATGGCCATCATGAGCCCACGCCTCTGTTGCCTCTTAGTTTTGGTGTCTTTTTTTGTTAGTCTTTTGGAGTCACAGCTGCACAACTGGATTGCATTACAACTCACCTGCTTCAAAGATGTAGAAATTTCTAATATCTTCTGTCACCCTTCTCAACTCCTCAAGCTTGCCTGTTGTGACACTTTGACCAATAACGTAATCATGTATACTGCTGGTGCCGTCTTTGGTTTTCTTCCTGTCTCGGGGATCTTTTTCTCTTACTGTAAAATTCTCTCCTCTGTTCTGAGAGTCCCCTCATCAGGTGGCATGAAtaaagccttctccacctgtggttCTCACATGgcagttgtttgtttattttacataacAGGCATTGATGTGTATCTCAGTTCAGCCATCTCACAACCTTCTAGGAAGTTTGCAGTGGCCTCAGTGATGTACACTGTGCTCActcccatgctgaaccccttcatATACAGTCTCAGGAACAAGGACATCAAAAGGGCCATGCGGAGGTTTCTCAGCAAAATGTTCTACACTTAG